The nucleotide sequence GTTTTTCTGCGTCCTGGTGGCCACTCCGCGGCCCGGACCGGGCTCCCCCCTGAGAAATCGCCGGGGCCCTGGAAAATCGCCCTGGAAGATCCTCAATTGGCAGGGAATAGCCAACCCCGAGATGAACCCCGCCTGATAGGGTGCGAGCATGGCAGGTCTTTCTCGACCCGACACCGAATCCCAAACCTAATTGGCCCGGTCCGGAAAAAGAGGGTGGGTCGAACGCTGTTTGAACAAGTCCGCCAAAAACGTGGCTCCCAGCAGGTCGCCGACCAGATCCGGGAACTCATCATCAACGGGACCCTCAAGCCGTCCACCCAGCTGCCTTCGGAACGGGAGATGGCGGTCCAGTTCGGAGTGAGCCGGGCAACCTTGCGGGAAGCCCTGCAATCCCTGGCCTCCCTCGGCTACCTCGAGGTCCGGCACGGGATCGGGACGACAGTCTCGCAGCACGCCGCCATCGGAGACCCCGGGCTGTGGGTCCCGTGGCTGGCCAGCCATCGCGACGACGTGGTGACCTTGCTGGATGTCCGTGAAGCCCTCGAAGTCAAGGCGGCGGCCCTGGCCGCCGAAGCGGTGGCCGCCAGGCGGCCGGAGACGGCCGAGATGATGAAGGCCGTCGCCGCCAATCTCGCCTCCTGGGGCAAGACCTCGGTTCGGGACGACATCGTTGATATCGAGCGGTTGGACATGCAGTTCCACCTGTTGATCACCGAGATGTCCGGGAACAGCCTT is from Bacillota bacterium and encodes:
- a CDS encoding GntR family transcriptional regulator, giving the protein MGRTLFEQVRQKRGSQQVADQIRELIINGTLKPSTQLPSEREMAVQFGVSRATLREALQSLASLGYLEVRHGIGTTVSQHAAIGDPGLWVPWLASHRDDVVTLLDVREALEVKAAALAAEAVAARRPETAEMMKAVAANLASWGKTSVRDDIVDIERLDMQFHLLITEMSGNSLLLRLDTSINHLISDRKGVMSVPGRSRQSLAEHRQIRRAIRGGDPGAAASAMAAHMASLKATVRELA